A genomic window from Brevibacillus agri includes:
- a CDS encoding aspartate kinase gives MKVAKFGGTSLANAEQIKKVCSIVLADRKRRIVVVSAPGKRHKDDTKVTDLLIRYATRFLLDGQADAEKQAVFERYREIVAELGLGEEAGQQLESELDAVLSNRKGLSAERFMDAVKAAGEDTCAKIVAHYLRSLGEEASYVNPKDAGMLVTDEAGNAHVLPEAYEQLAALRERKGITVFPGFFGYAASGELVTFSRGGSDITGSILAAAVTADVYENFTDVDSVYVVNPNLIANPRKVKEITYREMRELSYSGFSVFHEEALIPAYQADIPVCIKNTNNPSAPGTMIVAERPYATNRVSGIASDSGFCSIYVSKFLMNREIGFGRKLLQIFEEEGISYEHTPSGIDNISVILREKDLTEDKEKRIIERIFRELEADDVAVQHSLALVMIVGEGMRQSVGTTARATTALAAAKINLEMINQGSSEVSMMFGVKAAEANRAVIALYQEFFGDDAESADEVSATSVASVSV, from the coding sequence ATGAAAGTAGCAAAATTTGGTGGCACTTCCCTGGCGAATGCCGAGCAAATAAAAAAAGTATGCAGCATCGTTTTGGCTGATCGAAAGCGGCGGATTGTCGTCGTTTCGGCACCTGGCAAAAGACATAAGGACGACACGAAAGTAACCGACCTGTTGATTCGCTACGCCACCCGTTTTTTGCTGGACGGACAGGCGGACGCGGAAAAACAGGCTGTTTTTGAGCGCTATCGGGAGATCGTGGCGGAGCTGGGACTGGGAGAGGAAGCCGGGCAGCAACTGGAAAGCGAGCTTGATGCGGTGCTGAGCAACCGAAAGGGGCTGTCGGCTGAACGGTTTATGGACGCGGTCAAAGCCGCAGGAGAAGATACGTGCGCGAAGATCGTGGCGCACTACTTGCGGAGCCTGGGCGAAGAGGCCAGCTATGTGAATCCGAAAGACGCCGGAATGCTGGTGACAGATGAAGCGGGCAACGCCCACGTCTTGCCGGAGGCGTACGAGCAGCTTGCCGCGCTGCGGGAGAGAAAGGGGATTACGGTCTTTCCGGGCTTTTTCGGCTATGCGGCGAGCGGGGAGCTGGTGACGTTTTCGCGTGGAGGCTCGGATATTACCGGCTCGATTCTCGCTGCGGCGGTGACTGCGGACGTGTACGAAAACTTCACCGACGTAGATTCGGTGTACGTCGTCAACCCCAATCTGATCGCCAATCCGCGAAAAGTGAAAGAAATCACGTACCGCGAGATGCGCGAGCTGTCCTATTCGGGCTTCAGCGTCTTTCACGAGGAAGCGCTCATTCCGGCGTACCAGGCGGACATTCCCGTTTGCATCAAAAATACAAACAACCCGTCTGCGCCGGGAACGATGATCGTAGCCGAGCGTCCCTACGCGACAAACCGGGTGTCGGGGATTGCCAGCGACAGCGGCTTTTGCAGCATCTACGTCAGCAAGTTTTTGATGAACCGCGAGATCGGCTTTGGGCGCAAGCTGTTGCAAATTTTCGAGGAGGAAGGCATTTCCTACGAGCATACCCCTTCTGGCATTGACAACATTTCCGTCATCCTGCGCGAAAAAGACCTGACGGAAGACAAGGAGAAGCGGATTATCGAGCGCATTTTCCGCGAGTTGGAAGCCGATGATGTCGCGGTGCAGCACAGCCTCGCGCTCGTCATGATTGTCGGGGAAGGTATGCGTCAATCGGTCGGCACGACCGCCAGAGCGACGACTGCGCTCGCGGCGGCGAAAATCAACCTGGAGATGATTAACCAAGGCTCGTCTGAGGTCAGCATGATGTTCGGCGTCAAAGCGGCCGAAGCGAACCGCGCCGTCATCGCCTTGTATCAGGAATTTTTTGGAGACGACGCGGAGTCGGCAGACGAGGTGTCTGCCACTTCTGTTGCGTCCGTAAGCGTGTAG
- a CDS encoding polysaccharide deacetylase family protein, translating into MKKHMRFWLITCAVLLVTSYNQSALALREKNREYYETRGEIVWEVPTNSKVIALTFDDGPDPRYTPEIAALLKKYEAKSTFFVVGSRVSQYPELVRSLAQDQHEIANHTFNHPDIRKLTPERLRDEVEKTQEAIFSATGVRPPLFRPPGGYYSESVVHTAKQAGFLIVMWSWHQDTRDWTDPGVKKIVDKVLGNARNGDIVLFHDYGGNRKQTVQALEQILPELQKRGYRFVTVSELMKHSGNLKQVDRAD; encoded by the coding sequence ATGAAAAAACATATGCGCTTTTGGCTCATCACCTGTGCCGTTTTGCTCGTTACTTCCTATAACCAGTCCGCTTTGGCGCTGCGTGAAAAAAATCGCGAATACTACGAGACGCGCGGCGAAATCGTCTGGGAGGTGCCGACAAACAGCAAGGTGATCGCCCTCACCTTTGACGACGGCCCCGACCCGAGGTACACCCCGGAGATCGCTGCCCTGTTGAAAAAGTATGAGGCAAAATCGACGTTTTTCGTAGTCGGCTCGCGCGTCAGCCAATACCCGGAATTGGTTCGCTCGCTCGCCCAGGATCAGCACGAGATCGCGAATCACACCTTCAACCACCCCGACATTCGCAAGCTCACTCCCGAACGGCTGCGCGACGAGGTAGAAAAAACGCAGGAGGCGATTTTCTCCGCAACCGGAGTCAGGCCTCCACTGTTCCGTCCGCCTGGGGGATACTACAGCGAGTCTGTCGTCCATACCGCGAAGCAGGCCGGCTTTTTGATTGTCATGTGGTCGTGGCACCAGGATACGCGCGACTGGACAGACCCCGGCGTCAAAAAAATCGTCGACAAGGTGCTGGGCAACGCCCGCAATGGCGACATCGTCCTGTTCCACGACTACGGCGGAAACCGGAAGCAGACCGTACAGGCGCTGGAACAGATTTTGCCCGAGCTGCAAAAACGCGGCTACCGCTTCGTGACCGTCAGTGAGCTGATGAAGCACTCCGGCAACTTGAAGCAGGTGGACAGGGCCGATTAA
- a CDS encoding Nramp family divalent metal transporter: protein MKIPAKGSWIRKFLAFAGPGYLVAVGYMDPGNWATDIAGGSLFGYSLLSVILLSNLMAILLQALAGKLGIVTGRDLAQACRDHYSKPVAMGLWVLCELAIAACDLAEVIGAAIALNLLFGIPLVYGVLITALDVMIVLFLQNKGFRYIESLVIALIVTIGACFAFEMIWSQPDIAGIFGGFIPTAEIVKNPEMLYIAIGILGATVMPHNLYLHSSIVQTRQYEQTTLGKKEAIKYATLDSTIALVFAMAINAAILILSSATFHKAGMTDVADIADAYHLLAPLLGTTLGSILFGVALLAAGMNSTLTGTLAGQIVMEGFLNLRITPWLRRLITRLIAIVPAVIVTALYGESGATDLLILSQVILSLQLSFAVVPLVQFTSDKAKMGEFANAGWLKWLAWIVATVIMGLNLYLLFQTFFG, encoded by the coding sequence ATGAAAATCCCGGCCAAAGGCTCCTGGATTCGCAAGTTCCTTGCTTTTGCCGGCCCGGGCTATCTCGTGGCAGTCGGCTACATGGACCCGGGAAACTGGGCGACGGACATTGCAGGCGGCTCGCTTTTCGGCTATTCGCTGCTGTCGGTCATCCTGCTGTCCAACCTGATGGCGATCTTGCTGCAGGCATTGGCCGGCAAGTTGGGGATTGTGACCGGACGGGACTTGGCCCAGGCGTGCCGCGATCACTACAGCAAGCCTGTCGCCATGGGGCTGTGGGTGCTGTGCGAGCTTGCCATTGCGGCGTGCGACCTCGCGGAAGTCATCGGCGCCGCGATCGCGCTCAACCTGCTCTTCGGGATTCCGCTCGTGTACGGGGTGCTCATTACAGCTCTCGACGTGATGATCGTGCTGTTTTTGCAAAACAAAGGCTTTCGCTACATCGAATCGCTCGTAATCGCCCTGATTGTGACGATTGGCGCCTGCTTTGCGTTTGAGATGATTTGGTCGCAGCCGGATATCGCAGGCATTTTCGGGGGCTTTATCCCGACGGCCGAGATTGTGAAAAATCCGGAGATGCTCTACATCGCCATCGGGATTTTGGGAGCGACGGTCATGCCGCACAACCTGTATCTGCACTCGTCCATCGTCCAGACGCGCCAGTACGAACAGACGACATTGGGGAAAAAAGAAGCGATCAAATACGCGACGCTCGATTCGACGATTGCCCTTGTGTTCGCGATGGCGATTAACGCCGCGATTTTGATCTTGTCGTCCGCGACCTTTCACAAGGCAGGCATGACGGACGTGGCCGATATTGCCGATGCATACCATTTGCTGGCGCCGTTGCTCGGAACTACGCTCGGAAGCATTTTGTTCGGCGTCGCGCTGCTTGCGGCGGGCATGAACTCGACTTTGACCGGGACACTCGCCGGACAGATCGTCATGGAAGGTTTTTTGAACTTGCGGATTACGCCTTGGCTGCGCAGGCTGATTACCCGCCTGATCGCGATTGTGCCAGCCGTCATTGTCACCGCGCTGTACGGCGAGAGCGGGGCCACTGACTTGCTGATTTTGAGCCAGGTCATCCTCTCCTTGCAGTTGTCCTTCGCTGTTGTGCCGCTGGTCCAGTTCACTAGCGACAAGGCGAAGATGGGCGAGTTTGCCAACGCCGGATGGCTGAAATGGCTGGCCTGGATCGTGGCCACAGTCATCATGGGGCTGAACCTGTATTTGCTTTTTCAAACGTTTTTCGGATAA
- a CDS encoding Ger(x)C family spore germination C-terminal domain-containing protein, which produces MLKGDRLIGWLSDQEVKTLRWINGTFLAGDEVIVKQLDKDKRPHFITMEVKGARSTVKTSVENGKPVITLLIRGEGNVAENSFDHRPTLEKSGRKKNKLTTRSSIGRKI; this is translated from the coding sequence ATCCTGAAAGGAGATCGTCTCATCGGCTGGCTGAGCGATCAGGAAGTAAAAACGCTCCGCTGGATTAACGGAACGTTTTTGGCAGGCGATGAAGTGATCGTCAAGCAACTGGACAAAGACAAGAGGCCCCATTTCATTACGATGGAAGTAAAGGGCGCCCGCTCTACCGTCAAAACATCGGTCGAAAACGGGAAGCCGGTAATTACGCTGTTGATTCGCGGCGAGGGCAACGTGGCCGAAAACAGCTTCGACCATCGCCCTACTCTGGAAAAATCAGGAAGAAAGAAGAACAAATTAACCACACGCTCAAGCATCGGGCGGAAAATCTGA
- a CDS encoding flotillin family protein: MFEPGILTTVGVVVAVFLVLGIAFWARYKTVGADEAMIVTGSYLGTKNVLSDESGRKMKIVRGGGAFILPIFQQANFLSLLSHKLDVSTPEVYTEQGVPVMADGVAIIKVGGSIEDIATAAEQFMGKSDEALRAEAQEVLEGYLRAILGSMTVEEIYKNRERFAQEVQSVAAKDLKKMGLSVVSFTIKDVRDKNGYLAALGIPQIAAVKRDATISQADADKEARIRQAQAEEEARKAELLKETNIAEAEKEKELKVAAFKQEQDKARASADQAYKLQEAVAKQQVTEEEMKIDLVRKQKEIELEEKEILRRERQYDAEVKKKADADRYSVEQAAEAEKAKKLKEADALKYRIEAEAKAMAEQKRLEGLAIAEAEKARGSAEAEVTRLKLEAEAEGKEKLAEAFEKFGHAAVLDIIAKMLPELAAKIAEPMKAIDKVTIVDAGGGQGDGVNRLSGNVTKLMAQLPEMLKDVSGLDMNKMISDFMQKGGSAPANPAAAPGQPSAPSVSNLLAGKAAEDKAQAAKPTDHQA, encoded by the coding sequence ATGTTTGAACCTGGCATTTTGACAACGGTCGGTGTCGTCGTCGCAGTCTTTCTCGTGTTAGGTATCGCGTTTTGGGCGCGGTATAAAACGGTTGGCGCCGATGAAGCCATGATCGTGACGGGAAGCTACCTGGGCACGAAAAACGTGCTGAGCGACGAATCCGGCCGCAAGATGAAGATCGTCCGCGGGGGCGGCGCGTTTATTCTTCCGATTTTTCAACAGGCCAATTTTTTGAGTCTTCTGTCTCATAAGCTCGATGTGTCCACTCCGGAGGTTTACACCGAGCAGGGCGTACCCGTCATGGCGGACGGCGTGGCGATCATCAAGGTAGGCGGCTCCATTGAGGATATTGCCACAGCAGCCGAGCAGTTCATGGGCAAATCAGACGAAGCGCTCCGCGCAGAGGCGCAGGAGGTGCTCGAAGGCTACCTGCGCGCGATTCTCGGCAGCATGACGGTAGAGGAAATTTACAAAAACCGTGAGCGCTTTGCCCAGGAGGTTCAGTCGGTCGCGGCGAAGGACCTGAAAAAAATGGGACTGTCCGTCGTCAGCTTCACGATCAAGGATGTTCGCGACAAAAACGGCTACCTGGCGGCGTTGGGGATTCCGCAGATCGCGGCTGTGAAGCGGGACGCGACGATTTCCCAGGCCGACGCAGACAAGGAAGCGCGGATCAGACAGGCCCAGGCGGAGGAAGAAGCGCGCAAGGCCGAGCTGTTGAAGGAAACGAACATCGCCGAAGCGGAAAAAGAAAAAGAATTGAAGGTGGCCGCCTTCAAGCAGGAGCAGGACAAAGCGCGTGCCAGTGCGGACCAAGCCTACAAGCTGCAGGAGGCTGTCGCCAAACAGCAGGTAACGGAAGAGGAAATGAAGATTGATCTCGTGCGCAAGCAAAAAGAGATCGAGCTGGAGGAAAAAGAAATTTTGCGCCGCGAGCGGCAATATGACGCGGAAGTGAAGAAAAAAGCCGATGCGGACCGCTACTCGGTGGAGCAGGCGGCAGAAGCGGAAAAGGCGAAAAAGCTGAAAGAAGCGGATGCGCTCAAGTACCGGATCGAGGCAGAGGCAAAAGCGATGGCGGAACAGAAGCGACTCGAAGGTCTGGCGATCGCGGAAGCCGAAAAGGCGCGAGGAAGCGCCGAGGCAGAAGTTACCCGTCTCAAGCTGGAAGCCGAAGCGGAAGGGAAGGAAAAGCTGGCGGAAGCATTCGAAAAGTTCGGGCATGCGGCCGTCCTGGACATTATCGCCAAGATGCTGCCTGAGCTGGCTGCGAAAATTGCCGAGCCGATGAAAGCGATCGACAAGGTGACGATTGTGGATGCAGGCGGCGGCCAGGGCGACGGCGTCAACCGGCTGAGCGGCAACGTCACCAAGCTGATGGCGCAACTGCCAGAGATGCTGAAAGACGTCTCCGGTCTAGACATGAACAAAATGATTAGCGATTTCATGCAAAAGGGCGGCTCTGCCCCAGCCAATCCTGCTGCCGCTCCTGGCCAGCCATCCGCTCCATCCGTCTCTAACCTGCTGGCGGGAAAAGCCGCAGAAGACAAGGCGCAAGCAGCCAAACCGACGGATCATCAAGCATAG
- a CDS encoding NUDIX domain-containing protein: protein MKEIRLRVTVVVWHEGKILVIREKSKKGIFYSLPGGNVEYLEAIPDATRREVWEETGLLVEMERLLWVDDRIDQEGNGKHTVGIAVLAKLVGEETTPIPGGLEDEEIDWAGWVTLEEWRALPQYHSARPDQVLQALSDPVYRPGYMGNMLDQTN from the coding sequence ATGAAAGAGATTCGGTTGAGAGTGACCGTAGTGGTTTGGCATGAAGGCAAAATTTTGGTGATCCGGGAAAAGAGCAAGAAAGGGATTTTTTACAGTTTGCCGGGCGGAAACGTGGAGTATTTGGAAGCGATACCAGATGCGACGAGAAGAGAAGTGTGGGAAGAAACGGGATTGCTCGTCGAAATGGAGCGTCTGCTGTGGGTGGATGACCGGATTGACCAGGAAGGCAACGGAAAGCACACCGTAGGGATTGCCGTGCTGGCCAAACTGGTTGGCGAGGAGACGACGCCAATCCCCGGTGGGCTGGAGGATGAGGAAATCGACTGGGCTGGCTGGGTGACGCTGGAGGAGTGGCGGGCGCTGCCGCAGTACCATAGCGCGCGGCCTGACCAGGTTTTGCAAGCGTTGAGCGACCCGGTTTATCGTCCGGGGTATATGGGGAACATGCTGGATCAGACCAATTGA
- a CDS encoding M67 family metallopeptidase, with amino-acid sequence MERKVAKRLLYAAQEAFPYEYSALLVGRGAAITDFISMPISLDKHAFSWDGPAFLQAVGDIRKRHLQWLGVLHTHPHTAPIPSARDAAGWHYPSLSYWIVGLAADVPDWRVYQWQDGRFVARDYTLTDATEVADTSSADSASSPKNS; translated from the coding sequence TTGGAGCGAAAAGTAGCGAAACGCCTCCTGTATGCTGCACAAGAGGCGTTTCCCTATGAATATTCTGCCCTGCTCGTTGGCAGAGGGGCAGCGATTACCGATTTCATTTCCATGCCAATCTCTTTGGACAAGCACGCCTTTTCCTGGGATGGCCCTGCGTTTCTCCAGGCGGTTGGCGACATTCGCAAGCGCCATCTGCAATGGCTGGGCGTCCTGCACACCCATCCGCACACCGCTCCCATCCCTTCCGCGCGGGATGCGGCGGGCTGGCACTACCCATCGCTGTCCTACTGGATTGTCGGCCTGGCCGCGGATGTTCCCGATTGGCGCGTCTACCAATGGCAGGACGGCAGATTCGTTGCGCGCGACTACACGCTTACGGACGCAACAGAAGTGGCAGACACCTCGTCTGCCGACTCCGCGTCGTCTCCAAAAAATTCCTGA
- a CDS encoding DUF72 domain-containing protein: MSTIHVGVCGWGDHDTLYGQGVRSRDKLAVYASHFPIVEVDSSFYAILPQRNYESWVRDTPDRFGFIVKPHQAMTGHLRGDAPVNRRELFAQFEESIQPLVEAGKLKALLFQFPPWFDCTREHVQYVQACRQALAAYPFAVEFRHQSWFEACFAERTLDFLRQIHAVHVLCDEPQVGTGSVPIVPAVTHPALAIVRFHGRNKAGWRDPGEGQNWRDVRYLYRYSEQELTEWLVHIRKIEQEADEVCILFNNNSGGDAAANAKQFSDMLGLDPSGLNPRQMELF, from the coding sequence ATGAGTACGATACATGTGGGAGTCTGCGGGTGGGGCGACCATGACACATTGTACGGCCAGGGTGTACGGAGCCGTGACAAGCTGGCTGTTTACGCCAGCCACTTTCCGATCGTGGAGGTGGACAGCTCCTTCTACGCCATTTTACCACAGCGCAATTACGAGTCGTGGGTCCGGGATACGCCGGACCGCTTTGGATTTATCGTGAAGCCGCATCAAGCGATGACCGGCCATCTGCGAGGGGATGCCCCTGTCAACCGCCGCGAGCTGTTCGCGCAGTTTGAAGAGAGCATCCAGCCGCTGGTGGAGGCGGGCAAGCTGAAGGCGCTGTTGTTTCAGTTTCCGCCGTGGTTCGATTGCACGCGCGAGCACGTCCAGTACGTCCAGGCTTGCCGTCAGGCGCTGGCCGCTTATCCGTTTGCCGTGGAGTTTCGCCACCAGAGCTGGTTTGAAGCGTGTTTTGCGGAGCGCACACTGGACTTTTTGCGCCAGATCCATGCGGTGCACGTCCTGTGCGACGAGCCGCAGGTGGGAACAGGTTCGGTCCCGATCGTGCCAGCCGTCACGCATCCTGCTCTGGCGATTGTCCGGTTCCACGGGCGCAACAAAGCAGGGTGGCGCGATCCGGGCGAAGGCCAAAACTGGCGCGACGTGCGCTACCTGTACCGCTACAGCGAGCAGGAGCTGACAGAGTGGCTCGTCCACATTCGCAAGATCGAGCAGGAAGCGGATGAAGTTTGCATTTTGTTCAACAATAACTCTGGAGGCGATGCGGCAGCGAATGCCAAGCAGTTTTCAGACATGCTCGGACTCGATCCGAGCGGTTTGAACCCTCGACAGATGGAGTTGTTCTAA
- a CDS encoding NfeD family protein, producing MDVLETVYMVCLVSGIIYTVISLLFGDTVSDWLDQLHLPLFQPITFVSGLTAFGGAGYIMSRFTSLSDLVVFALAVVIGAGLAVFAYFLWVKPMSKAENSTGYSMAQLGGKLGEVGTTIPAEGLGEVLLPMISGTTYHMAASLEGKSIPQGTRVVVVEVRDHVLYVIPFSTDS from the coding sequence ATGGACGTGCTTGAAACCGTCTACATGGTTTGCCTTGTGAGTGGCATTATTTATACCGTCATATCGCTTTTATTCGGCGATACGGTCTCGGATTGGCTCGACCAGCTTCATCTGCCGCTGTTTCAGCCAATCACTTTTGTAAGCGGCCTCACCGCTTTTGGCGGCGCCGGGTATATTATGTCCCGGTTTACCTCCTTGTCTGATCTGGTCGTGTTTGCTTTGGCCGTGGTCATTGGGGCGGGGCTTGCGGTCTTCGCGTACTTCCTCTGGGTGAAGCCGATGAGCAAGGCGGAAAACTCGACGGGCTATTCGATGGCCCAGCTAGGCGGAAAGCTTGGCGAGGTAGGGACGACGATTCCGGCAGAAGGCTTGGGCGAAGTGTTGCTGCCTATGATTAGCGGGACGACCTACCACATGGCAGCCAGTCTGGAAGGAAAAAGCATCCCGCAAGGAACCCGTGTCGTGGTGGTCGAAGTGCGCGACCATGTCCTGTACGTAATCCCTTTCTCTACTGACTCATAA
- a CDS encoding PLP-dependent aminotransferase family protein, with translation MEWKPDKHAGAPVYQQITKRLEQQIVSGELPPGASLPPERVLARRYGVNRGTVSAAYEELRAMGLLQSWQGSGTWVSRHLWGVRQMPNWYKYTNGGAFLPAYPLAKRIQEACLDEGIINLAKAELHSSMIPSLSAEKLGGLQHMNLELGYAQPKGDPALREVLVAHLAENYGIEASSEEILVTSGGQQALHLISQCLLNPGDAIAMEGPSYSYSLPLFSSAGLRLYRLPQDEQGIITEAVSALHREQRIRMVFVNPTYHNPTGIVMSEARRAQLLAVCQEQRIPLVEDDAYGALTLAGQPRPPKPIKAIDQSGNVLYVNSLSKTIAPGLRIGWLVGPRSVVERLADAKQQMDFGTSSISQQLARHFLQEACWRGQLQKLSAYLLQQQKAMHTVLETEIKQFAAWNRPGGSYHIWCRLHEPIEEKELLDAAIREGVVFTPGGVYGAEPGWLRLTYSWEDAEKIEEGIRRLKKVLQTSRR, from the coding sequence ATGGAATGGAAGCCTGACAAACATGCGGGAGCCCCGGTGTATCAGCAAATTACGAAGAGACTGGAGCAGCAAATCGTTTCCGGCGAGCTGCCGCCCGGGGCGTCCCTGCCTCCCGAGCGGGTATTGGCGAGGCGATACGGCGTCAATCGCGGGACGGTGTCGGCGGCCTATGAGGAGTTGCGCGCGATGGGGCTGCTGCAATCGTGGCAAGGGAGCGGGACATGGGTAAGCCGCCATTTGTGGGGAGTCCGGCAGATGCCGAATTGGTACAAGTACACAAATGGCGGGGCGTTTTTGCCTGCCTATCCGCTGGCGAAGCGCATCCAGGAAGCGTGTCTGGACGAGGGGATTATCAATCTGGCAAAAGCAGAGTTGCACAGTTCGATGATCCCGTCGCTGTCCGCAGAAAAATTGGGTGGGCTACAGCACATGAACCTGGAGCTTGGATACGCCCAGCCAAAAGGCGACCCGGCGCTGCGCGAGGTGCTGGTGGCGCATTTGGCGGAGAACTACGGGATCGAGGCATCGAGCGAAGAGATTTTGGTGACCTCGGGTGGGCAGCAGGCACTGCACCTGATTTCGCAATGCCTGCTGAATCCGGGAGATGCCATTGCCATGGAGGGGCCTTCTTACTCGTATTCGCTTCCGCTGTTCAGCTCCGCGGGCTTGCGCCTGTATCGCCTGCCGCAAGATGAGCAGGGCATCATCACAGAGGCGGTTTCGGCGCTGCACCGCGAGCAGCGCATTCGTATGGTGTTTGTCAACCCGACCTATCACAATCCGACCGGGATCGTGATGAGCGAAGCCAGGAGAGCGCAGCTTCTGGCCGTATGCCAGGAGCAGCGGATTCCGCTGGTGGAGGACGACGCCTACGGGGCGCTTACGCTGGCGGGCCAACCCCGGCCTCCCAAGCCAATCAAGGCAATCGACCAGTCCGGCAACGTGCTGTATGTAAACAGTTTGTCGAAGACGATCGCGCCCGGGCTGCGCATCGGCTGGCTCGTCGGGCCGCGCTCTGTGGTAGAGCGGCTGGCCGATGCCAAGCAGCAGATGGATTTCGGCACGAGCAGCATTTCCCAGCAGTTGGCGCGGCATTTTTTGCAGGAAGCATGCTGGCGCGGCCAGTTGCAAAAGCTATCGGCCTACTTGCTGCAGCAGCAAAAAGCGATGCACACCGTACTCGAAACCGAAATCAAACAGTTTGCGGCATGGAACAGGCCAGGCGGGAGCTATCACATCTGGTGCCGACTGCACGAACCGATCGAGGAAAAAGAGCTGCTGGATGCGGCGATCAGAGAAGGAGTCGTCTTTACACCGGGCGGCGTGTACGGCGCCGAGCCAGGCTGGCTGAGGCTGACCTATTCGTGGGAGGACGCGGAAAAGATCGAGGAAGGGATTCGCCGCCTGAAAAAAGTGCTGCAAACAAGCAGGCGTTAA
- a CDS encoding DMT family transporter, whose amino-acid sequence MKAGGSLGRAGWMRNVAGVGARAVMDDGELLKMSALAQSSGDSIWNSRLPVQLSGKSAADRGVQGQSNSDTMLPSTSTCPPSKPPIPGNSMPPEKAGLLYGLLGVCSFSLTLPATKVVVTTLSPVSAGLGRALIAALLAALVLWLKRVPLPTWAQLKQLVLVSAGVVIGFPFFSSWAMERVPATHGAVIIALLPLATAGAAAFFSGERPAKMYWISSGVACLTIIGYAVFSGFSALQWADLALLGAVISAAVGYAVGGQLSKTMGGWQVISWSLLIAFPFLVVPIAGPLLEQLQHATWTVWAGFGYISVVSMFLGFFAWYHGLALGGVARVSQTQYLQPFLSILAAWLLLSEPFTPGAVLAAVIVVFAVARGKNASIQQKQKAPSTNGKTANNK is encoded by the coding sequence ATGAAAGCAGGAGGTTCGCTGGGGAGAGCTGGCTGGATGCGGAATGTGGCGGGTGTGGGGGCTCGGGCAGTGATGGATGATGGCGAGTTGTTGAAAATGAGTGCGCTGGCGCAGTCGAGCGGTGACTCGATATGGAACAGTCGCCTGCCCGTACAACTGAGTGGCAAGTCGGCAGCGGACAGAGGTGTGCAGGGACAGTCAAACAGCGACACGATGCTACCAAGCACGAGCACATGCCCGCCATCCAAACCACCAATTCCAGGCAACAGCATGCCCCCCGAAAAAGCAGGCTTGCTCTACGGCTTGCTCGGAGTGTGCAGCTTCAGCTTGACCTTGCCCGCGACAAAAGTCGTCGTCACCACCCTGTCGCCCGTGTCAGCCGGCCTCGGCCGCGCACTCATTGCCGCGCTGCTCGCCGCCCTCGTTCTTTGGCTGAAACGCGTTCCGCTGCCAACCTGGGCACAGCTCAAGCAGCTAGTCCTCGTCTCGGCAGGGGTCGTCATCGGCTTTCCGTTTTTCTCCTCGTGGGCGATGGAGCGCGTCCCCGCCACCCACGGGGCGGTCATTATCGCCCTGCTGCCGCTTGCGACCGCAGGAGCCGCCGCCTTTTTTTCCGGAGAGCGCCCTGCGAAAATGTACTGGATCTCCAGCGGCGTCGCCTGCCTGACGATTATCGGCTACGCCGTCTTCTCCGGCTTCAGCGCCCTGCAATGGGCCGACCTCGCCCTGCTCGGCGCCGTCATCTCCGCTGCAGTCGGCTATGCAGTTGGCGGACAGCTTTCCAAAACAATGGGCGGCTGGCAAGTCATCAGTTGGTCGTTGCTCATCGCCTTTCCATTTCTCGTCGTGCCCATCGCCGGGCCGCTGCTTGAGCAATTGCAGCACGCCACCTGGACCGTTTGGGCAGGCTTCGGCTACATCAGCGTCGTCAGCATGTTCCTCGGCTTTTTTGCCTGGTACCACGGACTGGCGCTGGGCGGAGTTGCGCGAGTCAGCCAGACCCAGTACTTGCAGCCGTTTCTCTCAATCCTCGCCGCCTGGCTGCTCCTCTCCGAGCCGTTCACGCCGGGAGCCGTGCTGGCCGCCGTCATCGTCGTTTTCGCCGTTGCCAGAGGGAAAAATGCGTCCATACAGCAAAAGCAAAAAGCGCCGTCGACTAACGGCAAAACGGCGAATAACAAGTAG